CGCTGCACCGTGGCGGAGCGATACAGTGAGATCAAAGTCGGCATCCGCATCCGCCGCAGGAAGCACCCAATTGACAGATTGCCCCCAAAACTTTCCGAAATTGTGCCACGGAATCCACTCTTTTGCCCATGCTTTAACGTCCGATGTCCAGGCAACCGCTTTCCCTAACCCGATATTCCACCCTGCGAGAACGGGTTCATCTTTATGTGAACGGATGAAAACCTGGGCGGTATCTTTTCCTGTCGTCGCAACGTAGCCGTGAAGTTCTGGCGGCGTGCCGATGCCCTCCACAATTGGTTCACTCGGAACAGTGACAACAGGTTGAAAAGGTTCTTGAACGATGTAACGCTGCGTTTCTCGGACGGCTTCCGTTAAAACTTTTGGCAGCTCCTGAACATTTTTAACGCGGACTACATTCTCTGTAAGCTGCGTGAGAAGCTCTACGTTTGCATCGCCAATCGCAATCGCCGTGATACTGATACGTGCTTCGGCAATTTGTTCTGCTAACTTCAAAAAATCGGATTTCGTATCATCAGATTTACCGTCCGATAAGAGAACGATGTGCTTCCGTTTCGCACTGTCTGCTTCAAGTATTTCGGAGGCTTTGTCAATCGCCTCCATCATCAGCGTTGTTCCGCCTGTCGGCTTAAGCCTGCCAACGGCTTGAAGTAGCACATTACGATCAGATGTGAGATCTGAGACGACGTGAGCATCTTTGCCTGCGCTGAAACTGATGACCCCGGCGATGTCATCCTCTTCAAGATTATCAATACCCGCACTGATCCCTGCAATAGCGAGATCAATTTTACGTCGTTGTCCACCGACATAATTTGCCATACTCCCCGACGTATCTAATACAAAAAGAATAGCGACAGTGTCCTTCTGTTCGCGGGGTGTCATTTTTACAGGAAGTACACGTTCCAAGGCAGTATCGGTATAACCTCCGGGTCCGTAGGCGTGTCCGCCGCCGATAACTATTAACCCGTGCCCGAGGTCACGGACATAATTTTCGATGCTTTGCAGATGCTCCAATGAGAGGACATCTACGGAAACGTTACTGAGAATGAGGACATCGCTGCGCTTGAGTTCAATGAGATCGGTCGGCATTTCCACGGGTTCCCTAACGTCCACGTCAAATCCGTTCTCCTGAAGGACGGTTTTCAGGTGTGTAGCCTGTGTGGGATCCTCCTCTACATATAAGACGTGCGGTTTACCCTGAATTTTTACAACGCCATATCCTTGGTTATTCTCAAGAATTTCGTCGCGGACATCCAGTTTTAGTTCATATCTATGGTTTCTCTCTTCGGAAACTGGTGGCACCGGTAAAGAAAGAGAATGTGTTCCACTCGGCAAAGTCCACTCAAATGTATCAATCAATGCGCCTTCGTGATAGAGGGTACCGGGCACCTTTGGGAGGCTACCATCGGTTTCAATTATGGCACGCATCTCAAAACGCTGCCCTTTGCGGACTTGGGTAGGAACCTGGAGCTGCACGACCCGAATTGCGTCTTTAAGCGTATCAAGCGGTATTGTTGCTATCTCAACATTATTCGCCGAAAGTAACGGTAGGTAATCCTCCAAGCGTGTACCACCGGCGTTATGAATGCCGTCACTCAACAGCACGATCCGCCGATGATAATCGTCTGGCAGCGATGCGATCGCGTGTTTAAGTGCGGTGAGAATATCGGTACCATCGCGTCTAATTGCCTGCTCCGCGAGCGATGCCAGTAGTCCTTTCGATATGCCTTCCAAGGGTTGATCTTGTTTCTGTCGAATTCCTGTAAGGACAGAGGTTTCCTTCCCAAAACCGATGATGCCGAACAGATCAGTAGGCTTCAATTTTGCGACAGCGGCGTTGATCTGTTTGACTGCTTCTTCGCGCTGGATAGGTTGAACGCTTTCGGAGGTGTCAATTAGAAATACGACTGCAAGCCGTTGTTCTTTCTGTGTCCGGTGGAGGCTCGCTAAGGCGAGGATTGCGCATAGCAGCGCGGCACCTCTGAGGAAGAAGGTTACGCTTTTTCGCCACTTCGTCGTCCCGAGGTGTGCTTGCCGTTGCACAAAGATTAGCGCAGGAATCGCAGCAAGTAAGAGTAAGAAGAAAGGGGATCGGAAATCAAACATTTTATTAGTTGTCAGTTATCAGTTATCAGTTATAAGTACAAGAGGTTCTTGGTTTATTAACGCTCTGCTTTAACTGACCACCGAAGACTGACGACGCTTTAACCCATGAATGAGATTATTGGCTGCGGAGTTCCTCAAAATATGCTTCTGCTGCTTGCGTTTCTGCGGCATGTGACATGTTATAGCGTTCACACAGCGCGATGTATTCATCAATCAATGTGAGACGCTCTTCGGATGGCATTTCGCCGCCTGCTACGAGCATCGCTTTGTAGGCAGGGATAGCGGCTTTTTCGACACGCGCCCGAATTTCAGGTTTATCGGCAAGTGCTAACGCCTGCTGGAAATAGTCGAAAACTGCTTGTGCACTCTCCGCATCTAAGCCAACATCTTCGGGGGTTGGGAAACACCTCGGATGGAGTCCCCGCGTCTCTACGTTATCGTGGAGGAAAGTAATATATTCGAGAATTGCTGGTGCCGCGGCTTCGTAGTGGAGGTTTACAAATTCGTTTAAAAGGGCATCAGCATCAAGGTGCGGATCCCAGATAAGGTGAGAGATGAGGTAATTCCGTAGATCGGAAAATTCGCCTGATAACCCGTTGCCGTTCGCTTGCATAAACACGCCTTTGGCGTTATTGCGTAAGAAGTAGCGGACATTCGGAGCAATACTCCGCAGATTTGGGAAAGGCAGATCATAGGAACGGAAATTGGTATTATAATTCCAAATCCAGATGTCGTCGCAGATTTTTCCCCATTCGTTGGTATCTTGGCAAAAGGCTCGGTTCTGCTCACAATCCGGGTTATCAATAGCATGCAGGGTACAACATTCAATACTACAGAGTTGAATTTGCACATTGTGCCGCGGCTTTATCGTCTGGGGTGGTTTGCGAGTATACCAATACGCCAGCGTGCCGACTTTGACGTGCGGGTGTGCTTTCTCGATGCGTTCCGCGACAGCATTAACGAAAGTCAGCTGCGACCCCATCGGTGAATCCTCCGCTTCGTTAAGGGTTTCGCACGCTTCACAGCGACAGTATGCCGCCGTATCCGCTTGACTCACGCTGATATTGGTGGCTTCTGGTCGATCTGTGAGTTGCTGAATTGCGGATGCCGCAGCAACCTCAATAACTTCGGGATTCGTCACACATAGCTGCGGACCGCCACCGTGGGTATTCATATCCCGTTTTCCGTCCACGAGTGCATAATATTCCGGATGGCTCTCACCATAAGTGCTATAAGGTACCAACGCATGAAATGAGTGGTTAATCAGCTGCTGTTGTGTTTTTCCACCGAGATTTTCAGCATCCGTGACGGTGTTGACTTTCCGTTTCGCCGCGAATGTCGGATCCTCTGAATTCTCTCGGTAATAACTCCAACGGAACGAAAACGGTGGGGAGTAGATATAACTGCCATACGGTATTTGCCGGGTAGATGCATCTGGGATATAGGTGTGATCGGCGGTTAAGAACCGGACACCGATCAATTCTTCAAGAAACTGATACACCGCGTAAAGGATACCGCGCGGTCTGCCGCCCTTGATCTGAATCTGGCTATCACTAACCGTGATTTCGATGTCTTCATCACCGAGCATAGATGACCCTTTGATTGTAATCCACCCGTTATTGGTGTCGGTATTCTCATGGACGGTATCCAGCGGTAATGTTAATCGGGTTGCTTGGTTAAACCATTTTTGAAATTCTTCAGCGGCGTATTTTTCAGAGGCAGTAGCGTTATCAGAGACAGCAATGCGCCAATGTTGTCTTGCTGAGACCCTTAAACTGCCGCGAGTCGGGTAAAATTCGAGTGTTTTCTGGGTTGACATAATTGCTCCTTATGATGTGTCGGCAGTGGCTTGTTCCACTGCTTGGGCATCTGCCTGATATTTCTGTTCGTTGAACAACACAATGAAGGCGATCGCAGCGAGCACTGTTATGACAATGGGAACCATAAATATTTTTGCCCAAGCGTGTCCACCTTCTGGATAAGCGAAGTAATCATGTACCCGTCCACTGACGATATGCCCGACCAGCATGCCGAACCCATTTGTGACAAAGAGGAGCAGTGCTTGCGAACTCGCGCGGATGTCCTGCGCACTCAATCGTTCCACAGCAATCATACCGCCGACGAAAAAGAACGAATAGCAGATACCGTGCAATGTTTGCGCACCAACAACCAACCACACCGGCTCACCAATGGCGAAGATAGCATACCGAACGGGCCACGCAAGGATACCTAAAAAGATAGTAAATCGCATGCCGAACCGGCGCAGACACGGAAAGAGCAGCAGCATGAGCAAAACCTCAGCGACCTGTCCGAGACTCATTGCCAAGTTAGCACTACTTCCAGCAAGCTCAACGCCATGTTCTGCTTCGGTCAGGAAGAGGTAGGTCAAGTTATAATAGAAAGGGAGTTCAATCGCAACAACGAAAGAAATAATTAGAAGCACGGCGAAATTTCGATTTGCGACAAGGGAGAAGGCTTCAAGAAAAGCGTACGGATTCTTTGCCTCCTTACTCGGCGGTGTGTTGGGGAGTGTCAAGCAATAGGCACCCATGATGAAGGAAAGTACGGCACCGAAGAGGAGACAGTCGCCAACGTGTGGCAGCGTTGTTTCTTGCCCTTCCCAGAACCGGAGGTATAGGCTCAGGATCCAGTTAATCGCAATCCAACCGAGCGTTCCGAAGACCCGGATATTTCCGAATTTGTCTGACTGTCCCATGTGGTGAAAAGCAATGGCGTTGGTCAGTGCGATTGTCGGCATATAGAGGACGGCGTGCAGGAAAATCATACTCCACATCATTGGGAAGGAGGTCTGCTTCCATGCGACGAAGAGGCAGATACCACCGAGTAGATGAGAGATCGCTGCAAACACCTGTGCTGGCATTAGACGATCCGCAATCCATCCTGCAACGATTGGAGAAATTATCGAACCGATAGCCGTCGTGCCAAAGACGTAGCTAATCTGCTTGCCGCTGAATCCGAGGTTTTGCATGTGCCCAGCGATAAGGACTGCCCACGCGCCCCAGATGGCGAACTGTAGAAACATCATCCCAGATAATCGCGCGAAGGTTCCCAATTCTGTTCGTTTATCTTCCATAAGAGGTCTCCTCTTTTGTTTGATCCTAAAATTGGTTACGGGACTTCATAATTGTTGCTTACCGCCACTGGGCTATCGGTTCTGTTGACTGTACTATGTGCATCCCTGCGTCCGAAGCCTTGGTAAACGCAGCGTCTGCGGGTTCTGTATAGTCTACGATTCCTGACACGACAACCGGTGAAGTCAGATCATCAACAAGGTAGATTTTCTTGACTAATTCTGTATCGGTCTGCTGAATTTCTGTGAGCAGATCGCTGACAGTCCAGGCGACACAGTGGCTTTTCGCTTGCCCCGCAATAATCACTCGATCGTATTCAAAAAGTGTTTGGAGGAATGGACTATTTTTTTCTGCGATTGGTCTACCGTCCGCATCGTTAAGTACCTCCGGACGTAAGACGGAATAGTTTTCAGTCAACGGGTTCTGTCCTTTAATTTCGTAATGGATCTGGGTCTTACGGGCGATGGTATGGAAAAAGCAGGCTTCATCGACAGCAGAGACAACGGCATGCCCGATCCCACCGAGCATCGCATGGTAGGGCCATATCGCCAGCGGATATTTGCCATCTGCAGTAAGCGTTTTGACGTAATGTTCGCCGTACGCCTTGAGCCATGCGTATGGATTCGATTCTGGAACCTGATTCGGTAAATTTAGACTGCCAACAACAGCAGGATTGACGCGCCATCTGCCTGTCTCTATATCTTCTGGCGTAATCAGTGTCTGCAGTGGTAACGGATGCTCACCGGCATCGTTAATCCAGAAGACTTCATGGAATATCTGCATCGCCGTATGCGTATCGAGTGTGCAAGCGATTTTGGTGATATGCGGCAGATTGTGATAGATGAACTGACACAAACGCACATTGTCTTCTACAGCACCACTTCCTGACCTACCACCAACAAATAGTTCAAAACCGGGGATACAGAATGTATTTTGGACATCGACAAGGAGTAGGCAGGTCCGAAAATTGTCTTCGGATGCTGCGGATATTGAATACTGGTCTGCCCACGCGAGTCCCTCACGTTGACGTTCTTGATACGGGATTCGCCAGACCTTGTCTACCTGATTAACATCAAAGTGTTGCGGGAGTGGGAGT
This sequence is a window from Candidatus Poribacteria bacterium. Protein-coding genes within it:
- a CDS encoding VWA domain-containing protein, which gives rise to MFDFRSPFFLLLLAAIPALIFVQRQAHLGTTKWRKSVTFFLRGAALLCAILALASLHRTQKEQRLAVVFLIDTSESVQPIQREEAVKQINAAVAKLKPTDLFGIIGFGKETSVLTGIRQKQDQPLEGISKGLLASLAEQAIRRDGTDILTALKHAIASLPDDYHRRIVLLSDGIHNAGGTRLEDYLPLLSANNVEIATIPLDTLKDAIRVVQLQVPTQVRKGQRFEMRAIIETDGSLPKVPGTLYHEGALIDTFEWTLPSGTHSLSLPVPPVSEERNHRYELKLDVRDEILENNQGYGVVKIQGKPHVLYVEEDPTQATHLKTVLQENGFDVDVREPVEMPTDLIELKRSDVLILSNVSVDVLSLEHLQSIENYVRDLGHGLIVIGGGHAYGPGGYTDTALERVLPVKMTPREQKDTVAILFVLDTSGSMANYVGGQRRKIDLAIAGISAGIDNLEEDDIAGVISFSAGKDAHVVSDLTSDRNVLLQAVGRLKPTGGTTLMMEAIDKASEILEADSAKRKHIVLLSDGKSDDTKSDFLKLAEQIAEARISITAIAIGDANVELLTQLTENVVRVKNVQELPKVLTEAVRETQRYIVQEPFQPVVTVPSEPIVEGIGTPPELHGYVATTGKDTAQVFIRSHKDEPVLAGWNIGLGKAVAWTSDVKAWAKEWIPWHNFGKFWGQSVNWVLPAADADADFDLTVSLRHGAAEVNIDTRTPSQAVYEARVAGPNGTSEPIEMQQITLTRHNGTFQIHDSGSYIVTAQREGDGPKRTKALILPYPSEYAEFEVNTNLLKTLASETDGTYEPTPTQMASPAGTPIEKQVSLAHALLIAAALFFVLEMILRRYSIANRHLAEFLGRLRGQPADKSVGGQGDTLPSPERVTGDTVSVEPTEASMNRLLAAKRRVR
- a CDS encoding MFS transporter — encoded protein: MEDKRTELGTFARLSGMMFLQFAIWGAWAVLIAGHMQNLGFSGKQISYVFGTTAIGSIISPIVAGWIADRLMPAQVFAAISHLLGGICLFVAWKQTSFPMMWSMIFLHAVLYMPTIALTNAIAFHHMGQSDKFGNIRVFGTLGWIAINWILSLYLRFWEGQETTLPHVGDCLLFGAVLSFIMGAYCLTLPNTPPSKEAKNPYAFLEAFSLVANRNFAVLLIISFVVAIELPFYYNLTYLFLTEAEHGVELAGSSANLAMSLGQVAEVLLMLLLFPCLRRFGMRFTIFLGILAWPVRYAIFAIGEPVWLVVGAQTLHGICYSFFFVGGMIAVERLSAQDIRASSQALLLFVTNGFGMLVGHIVSGRVHDYFAYPEGGHAWAKIFMVPIVITVLAAIAFIVLFNEQKYQADAQAVEQATADTS
- a CDS encoding DUF4838 domain-containing protein gives rise to the protein MSTQKTLEFYPTRGSLRVSARQHWRIAVSDNATASEKYAAEEFQKWFNQATRLTLPLDTVHENTDTNNGWITIKGSSMLGDEDIEITVSDSQIQIKGGRPRGILYAVYQFLEELIGVRFLTADHTYIPDASTRQIPYGSYIYSPPFSFRWSYYRENSEDPTFAAKRKVNTVTDAENLGGKTQQQLINHSFHALVPYSTYGESHPEYYALVDGKRDMNTHGGGPQLCVTNPEVIEVAAASAIQQLTDRPEATNISVSQADTAAYCRCEACETLNEAEDSPMGSQLTFVNAVAERIEKAHPHVKVGTLAYWYTRKPPQTIKPRHNVQIQLCSIECCTLHAIDNPDCEQNRAFCQDTNEWGKICDDIWIWNYNTNFRSYDLPFPNLRSIAPNVRYFLRNNAKGVFMQANGNGLSGEFSDLRNYLISHLIWDPHLDADALLNEFVNLHYEAAAPAILEYITFLHDNVETRGLHPRCFPTPEDVGLDAESAQAVFDYFQQALALADKPEIRARVEKAAIPAYKAMLVAGGEMPSEERLTLIDEYIALCERYNMSHAAETQAAEAYFEELRSQ
- a CDS encoding isochorismatase: MSASQLPLPQHFDVNQVDKVWRIPYQERQREGLAWADQYSISAASEDNFRTCLLLVDVQNTFCIPGFELFVGGRSGSGAVEDNVRLCQFIYHNLPHITKIACTLDTHTAMQIFHEVFWINDAGEHPLPLQTLITPEDIETGRWRVNPAVVGSLNLPNQVPESNPYAWLKAYGEHYVKTLTADGKYPLAIWPYHAMLGGIGHAVVSAVDEACFFHTIARKTQIHYEIKGQNPLTENYSVLRPEVLNDADGRPIAEKNSPFLQTLFEYDRVIIAGQAKSHCVAWTVSDLLTEIQQTDTELVKKIYLVDDLTSPVVVSGIVDYTEPADAAFTKASDAGMHIVQSTEPIAQWR